From Patescibacteria group bacterium, a single genomic window includes:
- the dnaK gene encoding molecular chaperone DnaK, translating into MSKVIGIDLGTSNSAACYMEAGKPKMIPSAEGTTIVGGKAFPSYVAFSKDGELLVGEPARRQAIANPANTIFGAKRKMGTDYKYKISDKEYTPQQISSFILQKIKKDAEMYLGDKVEKAVITVPAYFSDAQRQATKDAGKIAGLEVLRLVNEPTAASLAYGLDKAKEKDQQVLVFDFGAGTLDVTIMNFGDGVFEVKSTSGDTNLGGTDMDEVLIDYISREFKQAEGVDLKNDKMAMQRIREAAEKAKIELSSSLETSINLPFITADNEGPKHLDMKITRAKIEELVDSIVQKCNSSIEKAINDAKLKASDIEKVILVGGPTRMPIVQKFIQNIFGDKIERGVDPMECVASGAAIQGAILSGDEEVKDVLLLDVTPLTLGIETLGGVLTPLIEKNTTVPTSKSQTFSTAVDNQPSVEIHILQGERAMAKDSRTLGRFILDGLPSAPRALPQIEVTFELDANGILTVTAKDKATKKEQHITIKDSSALSEEEIAKMKKEADKFATEDKTKKELIDLRNQVDVLISTSEKALKQSGDKVKEEDKQEIEGKIKNLKDVKDKDDIDVIKKAIEELNTSIQKIGEAIYGSQQTSPTGMPGQDASKEQGKKKDEQENKDKKGPIEGEVEEKK; encoded by the coding sequence ATGAGTAAAGTTATTGGTATTGATTTAGGAACTTCAAATTCTGCTGCTTGTTATATGGAAGCAGGCAAACCAAAAATGATTCCTTCAGCAGAAGGAACAACAATTGTTGGTGGCAAGGCATTCCCATCTTATGTTGCTTTTTCAAAGGACGGTGAACTCTTGGTAGGGGAGCCAGCCAGACGACAAGCAATTGCTAATCCAGCCAACACAATTTTTGGAGCTAAAAGGAAAATGGGAACAGATTATAAGTACAAAATATCTGATAAAGAATACACCCCACAACAAATTTCATCTTTTATTCTTCAAAAAATCAAAAAAGATGCTGAAATGTATTTAGGAGATAAGGTTGAAAAAGCAGTTATTACTGTGCCAGCTTATTTTAGTGATGCACAACGTCAAGCAACCAAGGATGCTGGCAAAATAGCTGGCTTGGAAGTACTTAGGTTGGTTAATGAACCAACTGCTGCTTCATTAGCTTATGGGCTTGATAAAGCAAAAGAAAAAGACCAACAAGTGCTTGTTTTTGATTTTGGAGCAGGAACACTTGATGTTACAATCATGAATTTTGGTGATGGAGTTTTTGAAGTTAAGTCAACTTCGGGCGATACTAATCTTGGCGGCACAGACATGGATGAAGTTTTAATTGATTATATTTCAAGAGAATTCAAACAAGCAGAAGGGGTTGATTTAAAAAATGATAAAATGGCTATGCAGAGAATTAGAGAAGCTGCTGAAAAAGCTAAGATAGAACTTTCTTCATCCCTGGAAACAAGCATTAACTTGCCGTTTATTACCGCAGATAATGAAGGACCAAAACATCTTGACATGAAGATAACCAGAGCAAAAATAGAAGAATTAGTAGACTCAATTGTTCAGAAATGCAATTCATCAATTGAAAAAGCAATTAATGATGCAAAATTAAAGGCAAGTGATATTGAAAAAGTTATTTTAGTTGGCGGACCAACTAGAATGCCTATTGTCCAAAAATTTATTCAAAATATTTTTGGAGACAAAATAGAGAGAGGCGTTGACCCAATGGAATGTGTAGCCTCTGGGGCAGCAATTCAGGGAGCAATTTTATCAGGAGATGAAGAAGTAAAAGATGTTTTACTTCTAGATGTTACTCCATTAACCTTGGGCATTGAAACATTGGGAGGTGTTTTAACTCCATTGATTGAGAAAAACACCACGGTTCCAACTTCAAAATCTCAAACATTTTCAACGGCTGTTGATAATCAACCATCAGTAGAAATTCATATCTTACAAGGAGAAAGAGCCATGGCTAAAGATAGTCGAACATTAGGTAGATTTATCTTAGATGGCTTGCCTTCAGCGCCAAGGGCTCTTCCGCAAATTGAAGTCACTTTTGAACTTGATGCTAATGGAATATTGACTGTGACAGCCAAAGATAAGGCGACTAAAAAAGAACAACATATAACCATTAAGGATTCTTCTGCTTTATCTGAAGAAGAGATTGCTAAAATGAAAAAAGAGGCAGATAAATTTGCTACTGAAGATAAAACAAAGAAAGAATTAATTGATTTGAGAAATCAAGTTGATGTTTTGATTAGCACATCTGAAAAAGCATTAAAACAGTCAGGAGATAAAGTTAAGGAAGAGGATAAGCAAGAAATTGAAGGAAAAATAAAAAATTTAAAGGATGTTAAAGACAAGGATGACATTGATGTTATAAAAAAAGCAATTGAAGAATTGAATACTTCAATTCAAAAAATTGGTGAAGCAATATATGGCTCTCAACAAACTTCTCCGACTGGAATGCCAGGACAAGATGCAAGCAAAGAACAGGGCAAGAAAAAGGACGAGCAAGAAAACAAGGATAAGAAAGGGCCAATTGAAGGAGAAGTTGAGGAGAAGAAATAA
- the grpE gene encoding nucleotide exchange factor GrpE, with translation MTSKEKQTSKTTAKIAKLEQEKEQYLNGWRRTKADYMNREKEIAKEKENWIKFANSELILDLLPILDSFDGLLKDYSNTVKQEKWVKGIKQIKKQLEDFLKKQGITRIKTNGEEFDPLYHEAVGKVGDLGKIDKEVQAGYLVKGKVIRSSKVIIK, from the coding sequence ATGACAAGCAAAGAAAAACAAACAAGCAAGACCACAGCTAAAATAGCTAAACTAGAACAAGAAAAAGAGCAATATCTTAATGGCTGGAGAAGAACAAAAGCAGATTATATGAACAGAGAAAAAGAGATAGCAAAAGAAAAAGAAAATTGGATAAAATTTGCTAATTCAGAATTAATTTTAGATTTGTTGCCAATTTTAGATAGTTTTGATGGTCTTTTAAAGGATTATTCAAACACAGTCAAACAAGAAAAATGGGTTAAAGGCATAAAGCAGATTAAAAAACAATTAGAAGATTTTTTAAAAAAACAAGGAATAACTAGAATAAAAACAAACGGAGAGGAATTTGACCCTCTTTATCATGAAGCAGTAGGTAAAGTAGGTGATTTAGGGAAGATAGACAAAGAAGTTCAAGCAGGTTATCTAGTAAAGGGAAAAGTAATTCGTTCATCCAAGGTAATTATTAAATAA